The Xylophilus rhododendri region GTGGACCTGATGTTCGCCAGCACCGTCAACGTGCTGCCGCACATGAAGACCGGCGCGATCCAGCTGCTGGGCGTGAGCAGCCGCGAGCCGCTGCCGCAGGTGCCGGGCGTGCCGCCGATCGGCAAGACCGTCAAGGGCTTCGAATCGACCGCCTGGTTCGGCCTGTTCGGGCCCGCCAAGATGCCGCCGGAAGTCACCGAGAAGTACTACCAGGCGGTGAAGAAGGCCGTCGAATCCCCGGCCTACCAGGAGCGCATGCAGACCGAGGCGGCCAGCGCGGTGGATATGACACCCAAGGCCTTCGGCCAGTTCGTGGCGCAGGACGTGCAGGACTGGGCCAAGATCATCAAGGCCTCCGGCGCGACGGTGGAATGAGCATGGCCGCAGCCGCCACACCCCAGACACCGGCGCAGACCCTGGCCCAGAAGCTGGTCGCCCGCGCCGCCGGACGCGAGACGGTCACGCCGGGCGAGATCCTCACCTGCCGGGTCGACCTGGCCATGATGCATGACTCGGGCGGGCCCCGGCGCGTCAAGCCCATGCTGGAGAAGCTGGGCGCCCGGGTCTGGGATCCGGACAAGGTCGTTGTCGTCACCGACCACTACGTGCCCGCCTACGACGCCGACAGCCGCGCCATCGTGCAGATCGCGCGCGACTGGGTGAAGGAGGCCGGCATCCGGCGCTTCCACGACGGCGAGGGCATCTGCCATGTCGTCGTGCCGCAGAAGGGCTATCTGCGCCCCGGCATGTTCGCCGTGGGCGGCGACAGCCACTCGCCCACCGGCGGCGCCTTCGGCGCCTATATGTTCGGCGTGGGCGCCACCGAGATGCTGGGCGTGCTGGTCACCGGAGAGATCTGGCTGAAGGTGCCGCACACCATCCGCATGCACTGGGACGGCCGGCTGCCGCCGGGCGTCTCGGCCAAGGACATGATGCTCTACCTGTGCACCCGCTTCGGCATGGACGGCGGCCAGTACCAGGCGGTCGAATACGCCGGCCCGGCGGTGGCGGCGCTGTCGATGCAGGAACGCATGACGCTCTCCAACATGACCGCCGAACTCGGTGCCCAGGCCGGCCTGGTGGCGCCCGACCAGGTGACGGCCGACTGGCTGGCCGCCGCCGGCGCGACCGACGTGGACATCGCCGGCTGGCACACGGACGAAGGCGCGCCGCTGCTGGCCGACCACCGCCTGGACGCCAGTACCCTGGCGCCCCAGGTGGCCGAGCCGCACAGCCCCGCCCATGGCCGCGATGCCGATGCGCTGCGTGGCGTGGCGATCAACCTGGCCTACGTCGGTGCCTGCACCGGCGCCAAGCTCGACGACCTGCGCATGGCCGCGCAGGTGCTGCGCGGCCGCAAGGTGGCCAAGGGCGTGCGCCTGCTGGTGGCCCCGGCCAGCGCGCTGGACCAGTCGCGCGCCGAAGCGGAAGGCGTGCTCGGTGCGCTGACCGATGCCGGCGCCGAACTGCTGCCCAACAGCTGCGGCGCCTGCGCCGGCTACGGCGCCCACACCTTCGGCGACGATGTCGTCGCCATCAGCACCACGGCGCGCAACTTCAAGGGCCGCATGGGCTCGGCCGCCTCGCAGGTCTACCTGGCCTCGCCCTGGACCGTGGCCGCCTCGGCCGTGGCGGGACGTGTGGCCGATCCCCGGGAGATGCTGGCATGAACCCGCTCCAGGACTTTCCCGCCACCGGCCGCGCCTGGGTCTTCGGCGACGACCTCAACACCGACCTGCTGGCTCCCGGCGGCTACATGAAGTTCGGCATCGCCGAGATCGCCAGGCACTGCCTGGAATCGCTGGAGCCGCGCTTCGCGCAGGAAGCCAGGCCGGGCGACATCATCTTCGCCGGCCGCAACTTCGGCGCGGGCTCTTCCCGCGAGCAGGCCGCCGAGGTGCTGCGCCACATGGGCATCGCCTGCGTGGTGGCCGTGTCCTTCTCGGGCCTGTACTACCGCAACGGCTTCAACCTCGGCCTGCCGCTGCTGGTCTGCCCCGAGGCGAACACCGTGGCCGATGGCGCCCCGGTGGCCTGCGACCTGGACGGCGCCCGCATCCTCGACCACGCCAGCGGCCGGGTGCTCGCCTGCGAACCGATTCCCCCCCACTTGGTGGCCATGATCCGCGACGGCGGCCTGCTGCCCCATCTTGCCAAACGCCTCGCGGCCGAACGCGCGGCCCTCACCTCCAAAGACACCGCATGAGCACCGATTTCAAGACCCGGCTCCAGTCGCCCGCCATCGTCACCGCCCCGGGCGTGTACGACGCCTTCTCCGCCCTGCTGGTGGAGCAGGCCGGCTTCGAGGCCGCCTACCTCTCCGGCGCCAGCATTGCCTACACCCGTTTCGGCCGGCCCGACATCGGCCTGCTCTCGCTGGACGACGTGGCCAATGTCACCGGCAACATCCGCGAGCGGGTCGGCCTGCACCTGATCGTGGATGCCGATACCGGCTTCGGCAACGCCCTCAACGTGCAGCGCACGGTGCGCCTGCTGGAGCGCGCCGGCGCCACGGCCATCCAGCTGGAGGACCAGACCAGCCCCAAGCGCTGCGGCCACCTCGACGGCAAGACCATCATCTCCAGCACCGAGATGGCCGGCAAGATCCGCGCGGCCTGCGATGCGCGGCGCGATGCCGGCACCCTCATCATCGCCCGCACCGATGCGGTGGCGGTCGAAGGCCTGGAGCCCGCTCTGGAGCGCGCCGAGCGTTATGCCGAGGCCGGCGCCGACGTGCTCTTCGTCGAGGCCCTGCGCACCCAGGCGGACATGGCCACCGCTCTGCAGCGCCTGTCGCACCGCGCACCCATGCTGGCCAATATGGTCGAAGGCGGCAAGACGCCCATCCTGCCCGGCGAGCAGCTGCAGGCCCTGGGCTACCGCATCGCAATCTTCCCCGGCGGCACGGTGCGTGCGCTCAGCTTCGCGCTGCAGGGCTACCTGGCCAGCCTGCGCGAGCACGGCACCACCGAACCCTGGTGGCCGCAAATGCTGCAGTTCGACCGGCTCAACCAGGTGATCGGCACGCCCGAGATGCTGGCCAGCGGCAAGAAGTACGAATAGCCGCTTCGGCCCCGGGGCTACAGTGCCGGCCATGCCCACTGCCGACACCGCCCTGCCCCGCTTCCACCAGCTGCGCCTGATCCTGCGCGAGCGGCTGAAGACCGGCGTCTACCCGCAAGGCCTGCCGCTGCCGGGCGAACGCCTGCTGGCCGAGGAATTCGGCGTGGCCCGTGTCACCGTGCGCTCGGCCCTGGCCCGGCTGGAGGAGGAAGGCCTGGTGCTGCGCCTGCGCGGCAAGGGCACGCTGCCGGCGGCGCAGGCCGAGCTGCCGCCCCACCTGAAGCTGCGTGGCGGCCTGCTGGACAACATCGTCACTATGGGCCTGCGCACCCGCGTGACGGTGCTGGAGCGCCGGCTGATCGCCGCCCCCTCGCATGCCGCCGAGGCGCTGCAACTCGCCCCCGGCACCCGGGTGCTGAAGGTGGTGCGGGTGCGCAGGTTCAAGGGCCAGCCGATCGCCTATACGGAAGTCTTCCTGCCGCAGGACCTGGCGCCGGCGGTGGAGAAGACCGTGCTGCAGGAAATGCCGATGCTGGTGGCGCTGGAGCGGCACGGCGTGCGGGTGGTGTCGGCCGACCAGACCCTGGGCGCCGCCCTGGCCGACCTGCATGTGGCCGAGGCCCTGCGGGTGGCGGCCGGCGTGCCGCTGCTGCGGGTGTCGCGGGTGGCGGTGGACGACCAGGGGCGGCCGGTGCAGTTCCTCACGGGGCTCTATCACCCGGAGCGCTATGAGTACCACATGCAGCTGTCGCGGGTGGGGGATGCGACCAAGGTGTGGATTGAGAACGATCGGCCACCCGAGGCGGCCGGCTAGCGCATCACCCAATCAGGTGATGGACAAAAATTTGAAATAAATTGAAACTAATGTTTGGTGGCGGCCGGGCGCGGAGATGACACCGCGTCCGATCGCCGGAGCGCTTGCAAACGACCTCTACGAGGTAGCTATGGCTAGCCGACGGCTCAAACAGACACCTCGGGACGAGACCCTGGACTGGCGGAACGTCCTTCTCGCTGAGTACGCCCATTTGTTCCCGGGTAGTGCCTGGACGGCTCCGGACACACGCCGATTGGAAGAACGCTTCGAACACATGGGCCCGGATGCCGAACACCCCGCCCCGTCCGCGCTCTGCCTGTCGGGCGGCGGCATCCGGAGTGCCACATTCAGCCTGGGCGTATTGCAGTGGATGGCCCAGAAGGGACAGCTGCAGGACATGCACTATGTCTCGACGGTCAGCGGCGGTGGCTACATAGGCAGTTGGCTGGTCAACTCGCTGGTACAGGCACGGAACCGAGGCGAGGATGCCCTGGAGTGGCTGAACAGCATGGCCCGCGGCTGCGGCGCGGCCAAGCCGGAAGACGGCCGACCGCCGGATCCGGTGGCCCAGCTGCGCGCCTTCAGCAACTACCTCAGCCCGACCGGCGGGCTCTCCGGCGATGCGTTCAGCCTAGTGGCGATCTTCGTGCGCAACTTGCTGCTCAACGTGCTGGTCTGGCTGCCGCTGCTGGCCGCCGCCGTAGCGCTTCCGCGCTTCTACGTCGCGTTGCTCGGTACGCCAATGCCCCCTTTCTCCGAGACGGTATGGGCCTTCGTGATCCCGGTCGTGATGGCGCACATCGTCGCAGGCATCGCCTACGTGGCGGCCGATCTGCCCACCTTTCATCCGCCCGGCAAGCCCGCAACGCCGGAACGCCGCAGCCGTTTGCGCAGCAGATTCCGCCGGTGGGCTTTCCTGCTCATCGTCGGTGCAGCCGTGCTGCTGAGCGTGCTGGGCGCCTGGCAGGCCGATCTGCGCGCGGTCCACTGGAGCGTCTTCGTCGGTGCAGGCGTCGGCGCACACCTGCTGGGGGCCAGCCTTGGTGCCCTGGCCCGCATCTCCCGCGGCACGCCGACACGCACCAAGACGGCGCGCGGCGCAGCAGCCGTGATCGCCGTGGGCGCACTCGGAGGCGCGCTCAGCTACCTGGTGCTGGCCCAGCTCGGCGCACCGGACGACGGCCCGCCCACCACCGACCAGCAACGCCTGCTCTATGCCACTTTCGCGGTGCCGGCCATGACCGCTGCCTTCTGGCTGGCGATGACGCTGTACGCCGGCCTGATGAGCCAGGACACCAGCGAGAGCGACCGCGAATGGTGGGCCCGCGCCACGGCGCAGTGGCTGAAGTTCTCCCTGGGCTGGATGGCCGCCTTCGGCCTGGTGATCTGGCTGCCGCTGCCCATCCTGGACCGGCTCGGCGCGCAGGGGCCTACCGCTGTGCAGTTCGGTTTGGGCAGCGGCGTGCTGGGCGTGCTCACCAGCCTGCTCGGCTACTGGAGCAAGAACTACGACGAAGTCAAGCGCAAGGCGCAGAGCGTGGTCAACGCCACCGGCATCAAGCTGCTCGAGCTGATGGCCGGCCTGGTCGTGCTGACGGTGCTGCTGGCCATCTCCCTGGGCTGGAGCGCCGCGCTGGACCGCTGCCACCACTGGGACTGGACGGAGCGGATCTGCCTTCGCGACATCTCCGCCGAGACCAACTTCCTGCGTGAACAAACCGCCCTCGTTGCCGAGAGCGAACAGAGCGCCCGGGACGCGGCACAGCAAGGCCAGGCAGGCCGGCAAACGGTACAGGACGCAGAATCCCTTGGCGTCGACCCCTATGGTCTGCGGGTAGGCGGATCGGCCGCAGCCCGGGTCTATCGCCATGTGCTGCTGGCGGCCGAATGGTGGGTGCCGCTCGGCGCGGGACTGAGCCTGCTGCTGTTGGCGGGCCTGTTCGCCTGGCGCATGGGAGCCAACAATTTTTCACTGCATGGCATGTACGGCAACCGCCTGGTGCGGGCCTACCTCGGCACCGGCCGGCAAGAGCGCAAACCGCACTGGTTCACCGACTTCGACGAGGAGGACAACCCACCGCTGAGCGACTTCGAGGCGCCGCTGGACCTGACGCCCCACGCCCACGCGCAAAAACAGGCCCGCCAACCGCGTCTGTACCCGGTGATCAACATGGCCCTGAAC contains the following coding sequences:
- a CDS encoding patatin-like phospholipase domain-containing protein, with translation MGPDAEHPAPSALCLSGGGIRSATFSLGVLQWMAQKGQLQDMHYVSTVSGGGYIGSWLVNSLVQARNRGEDALEWLNSMARGCGAAKPEDGRPPDPVAQLRAFSNYLSPTGGLSGDAFSLVAIFVRNLLLNVLVWLPLLAAAVALPRFYVALLGTPMPPFSETVWAFVIPVVMAHIVAGIAYVAADLPTFHPPGKPATPERRSRLRSRFRRWAFLLIVGAAVLLSVLGAWQADLRAVHWSVFVGAGVGAHLLGASLGALARISRGTPTRTKTARGAAAVIAVGALGGALSYLVLAQLGAPDDGPPTTDQQRLLYATFAVPAMTAAFWLAMTLYAGLMSQDTSESDREWWARATAQWLKFSLGWMAAFGLVIWLPLPILDRLGAQGPTAVQFGLGSGVLGVLTSLLGYWSKNYDEVKRKAQSVVNATGIKLLELMAGLVVLTVLLAISLGWSAALDRCHHWDWTERICLRDISAETNFLREQTALVAESEQSARDAAQQGQAGRQTVQDAESLGVDPYGLRVGGSAAARVYRHVLLAAEWWVPLGAGLSLLLLAGLFAWRMGANNFSLHGMYGNRLVRAYLGTGRQERKPHWFTDFDEEDNPPLSDFEAPLDLTPHAHAQKQARQPRLYPVINMALNMVRPTPERLDWQQRKAAPFIATPMHCGAFNVGFRSSKTYMGGMQLGRAMTISGAAATPNMGYHSSPLVGFVMTLFNVRLGWWAPHPERRYWNQKQPPLGIEVNLAEAFGSTGEDEDFVYLSDGGHFDNLGLFEMVRRRCRRIVVVDATCDGRYQWADLLDVVRKIRVDLGIEIGLPAVLPGPGRASEFQRFLEAPICYSARDGSHPDADGKLVVLKPMLLRDHDAPELAAYADMSAAPGSALDDPRRFPHQTTADPFFDERQFESYRLLGYLTAEAALGEQRGIWAWPKETTPPPRALAPAVPVAAAMRPMATGVGLGQAVGQWSHSAALAAALTVGGTLGVAGTVALAPAEISLSAADRTLLREGLSMRMEAAPLRLDPGDLQALRQRDAINVDASSILTSATELSKAAKDISSAADRLQQARTDAEAVKTIITRLQTLDEWIQKLTLAIGTGGASSSKALAATIADLNVTLADLNKKLPAEPGLTKAIDDLKNSIKDIGPRRNVRGQEGSR
- a CDS encoding 3-isopropylmalate dehydratase large subunit; this translates as MAAAATPQTPAQTLAQKLVARAAGRETVTPGEILTCRVDLAMMHDSGGPRRVKPMLEKLGARVWDPDKVVVVTDHYVPAYDADSRAIVQIARDWVKEAGIRRFHDGEGICHVVVPQKGYLRPGMFAVGGDSHSPTGGAFGAYMFGVGATEMLGVLVTGEIWLKVPHTIRMHWDGRLPPGVSAKDMMLYLCTRFGMDGGQYQAVEYAGPAVAALSMQERMTLSNMTAELGAQAGLVAPDQVTADWLAAAGATDVDIAGWHTDEGAPLLADHRLDASTLAPQVAEPHSPAHGRDADALRGVAINLAYVGACTGAKLDDLRMAAQVLRGRKVAKGVRLLVAPASALDQSRAEAEGVLGALTDAGAELLPNSCGACAGYGAHTFGDDVVAISTTARNFKGRMGSAASQVYLASPWTVAASAVAGRVADPREMLA
- a CDS encoding isocitrate lyase/PEP mutase family protein; the encoded protein is MSTDFKTRLQSPAIVTAPGVYDAFSALLVEQAGFEAAYLSGASIAYTRFGRPDIGLLSLDDVANVTGNIRERVGLHLIVDADTGFGNALNVQRTVRLLERAGATAIQLEDQTSPKRCGHLDGKTIISSTEMAGKIRAACDARRDAGTLIIARTDAVAVEGLEPALERAERYAEAGADVLFVEALRTQADMATALQRLSHRAPMLANMVEGGKTPILPGEQLQALGYRIAIFPGGTVRALSFALQGYLASLREHGTTEPWWPQMLQFDRLNQVIGTPEMLASGKKYE
- a CDS encoding GntR family transcriptional regulator, producing the protein MPTADTALPRFHQLRLILRERLKTGVYPQGLPLPGERLLAEEFGVARVTVRSALARLEEEGLVLRLRGKGTLPAAQAELPPHLKLRGGLLDNIVTMGLRTRVTVLERRLIAAPSHAAEALQLAPGTRVLKVVRVRRFKGQPIAYTEVFLPQDLAPAVEKTVLQEMPMLVALERHGVRVVSADQTLGAALADLHVAEALRVAAGVPLLRVSRVAVDDQGRPVQFLTGLYHPERYEYHMQLSRVGDATKVWIENDRPPEAAG
- a CDS encoding LeuD/DmdB family oxidoreductase small subunit; protein product: MNPLQDFPATGRAWVFGDDLNTDLLAPGGYMKFGIAEIARHCLESLEPRFAQEARPGDIIFAGRNFGAGSSREQAAEVLRHMGIACVVAVSFSGLYYRNGFNLGLPLLVCPEANTVADGAPVACDLDGARILDHASGRVLACEPIPPHLVAMIRDGGLLPHLAKRLAAERAALTSKDTA